One Alkaliphilus sp. B6464 genomic window carries:
- a CDS encoding diacylglycerol kinase, translated as MKVRRLIDSLNYAFEGIIYALKTQRNMKIHFIVAILVLVASLFFDLTRIEILILFLTISMVIVAEMINTSIESTIDLITDKYHIFAKIAKNVAAGAVLIAAINSIIVAYLLFFHRINPYTIQVLHHVRQSPLHITFIALIVVIFTVIAIKAYFGRGTPLQGGMPSGHAAVAFSLATAITFISENMFIATLSALMALLVSQSRVETKIHNFFEVLVGGILGILITIIFFQIFS; from the coding sequence ATGAAAGTTAGAAGACTAATCGATAGCTTAAATTACGCATTTGAGGGAATTATTTATGCACTGAAAACCCAGAGGAACATGAAAATTCATTTCATTGTGGCTATACTTGTATTGGTTGCAAGTCTATTTTTTGACTTAACTAGGATAGAAATTCTTATACTATTTCTTACAATTTCTATGGTAATAGTAGCCGAAATGATAAATACTTCTATTGAGTCTACTATCGATTTAATTACAGATAAATACCATATTTTCGCTAAAATTGCTAAAAATGTGGCAGCAGGGGCAGTGTTAATTGCTGCCATTAATTCTATTATTGTTGCTTACTTACTTTTTTTTCACAGAATTAATCCTTATACAATACAGGTACTTCATCATGTTAGGCAATCACCACTACATATTACCTTTATCGCATTAATAGTTGTTATATTTACAGTTATTGCGATAAAGGCATACTTTGGTAGAGGGACACCACTACAGGGAGGAATGCCTAGTGGACATGCTGCAGTTGCCTTTTCATTAGCTACTGCTATTACCTTTATTTCTGAAAATATGTTTATAGCCACATTATCTGCACTTATGGCTTTATTAGTTTCTCAAAGTAGAGTGGAGACAAAAATTCATAATTTTTTTGAGGTACTCGTAGGTGGAATTTTGGGTATATTAATAACGATCATTTTTTTTCAGATATTCAGCTAA
- the ybeY gene encoding rRNA maturation RNase YbeY gives MELLIDNRQNKYEVKEQLIELLEKAVEACLLYENWHIDYEVSLSLVDNNEIKELNSIYRGKDYATDVLSFPLVDEDQAIYLKEKLLGDIVISVEKAEEQAKEYNHSFEREMGFLVVHSMFHLMGYDHDTSEDTKDMRGREEAVLSSLNLIRK, from the coding sequence GTGGAACTACTAATTGATAATAGACAAAATAAATATGAGGTTAAAGAGCAATTAATAGAATTACTGGAAAAAGCAGTTGAGGCCTGCTTACTTTATGAAAATTGGCACATTGACTACGAAGTAAGTCTTTCATTGGTAGATAACAATGAAATTAAGGAACTAAACAGTATCTATAGGGGAAAGGATTATGCTACTGATGTTTTGTCCTTTCCCTTAGTGGATGAAGATCAAGCCATCTACTTAAAAGAAAAGCTTCTAGGTGATATTGTTATATCTGTAGAAAAGGCAGAGGAGCAGGCTAAAGAATATAACCATTCCTTCGAAAGAGAGATGGGGTTCTTAGTAGTTCATAGTATGTTCCATCTAATGGGCTATGACCATGACACTAGTGAGGATACTAAGGATATGAGAGGTAGAGAAGAGGCTGTTCTTTCGTCTTTAAATTTAATTAGAAAATAA